One genomic window of Lytechinus variegatus isolate NC3 chromosome 1, Lvar_3.0, whole genome shotgun sequence includes the following:
- the LOC121406627 gene encoding uncharacterized protein LOC121406627: protein MSESPNAPLLSILSGCFPNAKSLEITCDNELVEGKVEFHEDTVSQNPESGEEISWQDKGEEMDINKGRLSNESGPFCNKILLIISVPDEGNIEPIKKECCKTVGADGGKLQLESFGIELEIPPGAIVSKEPQEISLRVLTDTPNLGNTKEEMSACFGVQCLAPDDLVLRSPVTYTIPHCAVATLYSRLEAVLYTGEGEYTPDAEVKARILLRNTGLPNCIIERGVLRLQIDHFSWIYIKFIKNLFFRGKQMCCLPFAEKPLPEERMSVIVRVHLFDDLTGEKKMVVQEEQNIGFACIHPATEIPINVTEEDVTMTCFLDYDRVGEAIVEYDDLWRGKDRMASFKLDLTKKPDRVIVDLRVGQNGQRQRELPCVLMFASHCRSSSFQPTT from the exons ATGTCCGAATCCCCGAATGCACCACTCTTATCGATTCTCAGTGGTTGTTTTCCAAATGCAAAGAGTCTTGAGATAACTTGTGACA ATGAACTTGTTGAGGGAAAAGTCGAATTTCATGAAGATACAGTCTCACAGAACCCTGAAAGTGGAGAAGAAATCTCATGGCAAGACAAAGGAGAGGAAATGGACATCAATAAAGGAAGACTGTCAAATGAATCAGGTCCT TTTTGCAATAAAATACTGTTGATAATTTCAGTACCCGATGAAGGAAATATTGAACCAATCAAGAAGGAATGCTGCAAAACAGTTGGAGCTGATGGGGGCAAACTTCAGCTAGAATCATTTGGGATTGAACTTGAGATACCTCCTGGTGCAATCGTCAGCAAAGAGCCACAGGAAATCTCTCTTCGTGTCCTGACCGATACTCCAAATCTTGGGAACACCAAAGAAGAGATGTCAGCCTGCTTTGGTGTACAGTGCTTAGCTCCTGATGACTTAGTACTGAGGTCACCGGTGACTTACACAATACCTCATTGCGCTGTTGCAACACTGTACTCCAGATTAGAGGCAGTCCTTTACACAGGAGAGGGAGAATATACACCGG ATGCAGAAGTAAAGGCGAGAATCCTTTTAAGAAATACAGGACTTCCAAACTGTATCATCGAGAGGGGTGTTCTAAGACTGCAGATAGATCACTTCTCCTGGATTTACATCAAATTCATCAAGAATTTGTTCTTCAGAGGGAAACAAATGTGTTGCTTGCCATTTGCAGAAAAGCCACTACCAGAAGAGAGAATGTCGGTCATCGTGCGTGTACATCTCTTTGACGACCTTACGGGGGAAAAAAAG ATGGTAGTGCAGGAGGAACAGAACATAGGATTTGCTTGTATTCACCCTGCTACAGAAATCCCAATCAATGTGACAGAAGAGGATGTCACAATGACTTGTTTCCTTGATTACGATCGTGTTGGAGAGGCA ATTGTCGAATACGACGACTTATGGAGAGGTAAAGATAGGATGGCTTCTTTCAAGTTGGACCTAACCAAAAAACCCGATAGAGTTATTGTGGACCTGAGAGTGGGTCAGAATGGACAACGACAGAGAGAGCTACCATGCGTATTAATGTTTGCATCACACTGCAGATCCTCTAGCTTTCAACCCACGACATAG